A DNA window from Oceanibaculum nanhaiense contains the following coding sequences:
- a CDS encoding TauD/TfdA dioxygenase family protein: MSQIKIAPLGFAAGAEVTGVDLSKPLSSADQSVINQAWLKHLVLVFPGQDLSPEQQIAFSRNFGLLDPQESQAPTTLHPDHREILVLSNKMVNGKKSGTHNSGRNWHTDLTYTPRPAKGAILHCKEKPPVGGDTMWANLYLAYETLSPRIQQLLEGLEAIHDVTLIRGLEQRSPDVIAEMKRRNPPMIHPVIRIHPKTKRKSYLVGQRVRGFVGMGDDESRHLLDMLNEHATAPEFVFRHRWQLGDVVMWDNRCTSHVALGDFDQTQPRVMFRCSLEGEQETGRLFERPQTDDRAAMVQAVAAVS; the protein is encoded by the coding sequence ATGAGCCAAATCAAGATTGCTCCTCTTGGATTCGCCGCGGGCGCGGAAGTCACCGGCGTGGACCTCAGCAAGCCGTTGTCTTCGGCCGACCAGAGCGTCATCAACCAGGCATGGCTGAAGCATCTGGTGCTGGTGTTTCCGGGTCAGGACCTGTCGCCCGAGCAGCAGATCGCCTTTTCGCGGAATTTCGGGTTGCTGGACCCGCAGGAATCGCAGGCGCCCACGACGCTGCACCCGGACCACCGGGAAATCCTCGTGCTGTCCAACAAGATGGTGAACGGCAAGAAGTCCGGCACGCATAATTCCGGCCGGAACTGGCATACCGACCTCACCTACACGCCCCGCCCGGCCAAGGGCGCCATCCTGCATTGCAAGGAGAAGCCGCCGGTCGGCGGTGACACCATGTGGGCAAATCTCTATCTCGCCTATGAGACGCTGAGCCCGCGCATCCAGCAATTGCTGGAGGGGCTGGAGGCGATTCATGATGTGACTCTGATCCGCGGCCTGGAGCAGCGGTCGCCCGATGTCATCGCCGAGATGAAGCGGCGCAACCCGCCGATGATCCATCCGGTCATCCGTATCCACCCGAAGACGAAGCGGAAATCCTATCTGGTCGGCCAGCGTGTGCGCGGCTTCGTCGGCATGGGCGATGATGAAAGCCGGCACCTGCTCGACATGCTGAACGAGCACGCGACCGCGCCGGAATTCGTCTTCCGTCATCGCTGGCAGCTCGGCGACGTGGTGATGTGGGATAATCGCTGCACCAGCCATGTGGCACTAGGCGATTTCGACCAGACCCAGCCGCGCGTCATGTTCCGCTGTTCCCTGGAAGGCGAGCAGGAAACCGGACGGCTGTTCGAACGTCCGCAGACCGACGACCGTGCCGCAATGGTACAGGCTGTGGCGGCCGTCTCCTGA
- a CDS encoding GntR family transcriptional regulator produces MDENDMDKLDIVPLGRSAKSLPAQLADLLLAEVMTGRLKPGDRLKEEALAQQHAVSRATVREALIALEKQGYVVRIPRSGARIAEYSQEDVSYIFEIRAALLAVAAGRVARLNDDSFKATFLEIVASLESIAGDESATPQAFASESVRAQLFLVNNSGNQRLPELYERLAGMGTWQLIRGRSMSFLTADDRKQSAADWRQLATAITLGSQVKAERAARQLLEHSAIRVRANLARIGQSEEPVSSLG; encoded by the coding sequence ATGGACGAGAACGACATGGATAAGCTTGATATCGTCCCGCTTGGAAGGTCAGCGAAATCGCTTCCGGCCCAGCTTGCCGATCTCCTGCTGGCTGAGGTCATGACAGGGCGCCTCAAGCCCGGCGATCGGCTGAAGGAGGAAGCCCTGGCACAGCAGCACGCCGTGAGCCGGGCGACCGTGCGCGAGGCGCTGATTGCGCTGGAGAAGCAGGGCTATGTGGTCCGCATCCCGCGATCCGGCGCCCGCATTGCCGAATATTCACAGGAAGATGTCAGCTATATTTTCGAGATCAGGGCGGCTCTGCTGGCCGTCGCGGCCGGCCGCGTCGCCCGGCTGAACGATGATTCTTTCAAAGCCACCTTCTTGGAGATCGTCGCCAGTCTGGAAAGCATCGCCGGCGACGAGTCCGCCACCCCGCAGGCCTTCGCCAGCGAATCGGTGCGCGCTCAGCTGTTCCTGGTGAATAATTCGGGCAACCAGCGTCTGCCGGAGCTCTACGAACGGCTGGCCGGAATGGGCACCTGGCAGCTCATCCGTGGCCGCTCCATGAGCTTCCTTACCGCCGATGACAGGAAACAGTCAGCCGCTGACTGGCGCCAGCTGGCAACGGCGATCACGCTAGGCAGCCAGGTGAAAGCCGAGCGCGCGGCACGCCAGTTGCTCGAGCATTCCGCCATACGTGTCCGGGCGAATCTCGCGAGGATCGGGCAAAGCGAGGAACCTGTTTCCAGCCTGGGCTGA
- a CDS encoding cupin domain-containing protein — protein MTQQTQHTGPIARDGHQPFEARHRDDIDWETIRWPGETGKMLFHPRPERPTEPNAGILRLEPGAHHPLHKHDFAQIWYILEGEFRIGSGTYGPGTMIFHPDPHFEDEFKTETGGEILIVQYPGPTTGGRPIYDKRFNMADRKPIETERTDL, from the coding sequence ATGACCCAGCAGACCCAACACACCGGGCCGATCGCCCGCGACGGCCATCAGCCCTTCGAGGCCCGGCACCGCGACGATATCGACTGGGAAACCATCCGCTGGCCGGGCGAAACCGGCAAGATGCTTTTCCATCCGCGCCCGGAACGGCCGACCGAGCCGAATGCCGGCATCCTGCGGCTGGAGCCGGGCGCGCACCATCCGCTTCACAAGCATGATTTCGCGCAGATCTGGTACATACTGGAAGGCGAGTTCCGGATCGGCAGCGGCACCTATGGCCCCGGCACGATGATCTTTCACCCCGATCCGCATTTCGAGGATGAGTTCAAGACCGAGACCGGCGGCGAAATCCTGATCGTACAATACCCCGGCCCGACCACCGGCGGCCGGCCGATCTACGACAAGCGCTTCAACATGGCGGATCGCAAGCCAATAGAGACCGAACGCACCGACCTCTAG
- a CDS encoding helix-turn-helix domain-containing protein, translating into MNLVDQSLCQIGIAIRERRAARRMTLGDLAAHTGMSLSFLSRVERGQAQTSVGNLIRIAEALGGTLHDLIGPPPAEDTGFTLFRAGEASASAISGSGYRWIPVSGGGDGRNIEATLLDLPATPAAETRFSHPGEEICFVLDGRVRFVVGESTAMLATGDAIHLRSDIPHTAAAEGGPARVLMITHHPAGPGERSGDRSDWWNPSGMVPPTNNREENQ; encoded by the coding sequence ATGAACCTCGTCGATCAGAGCCTGTGCCAGATCGGTATCGCCATTAGGGAGCGCCGGGCCGCGCGCCGCATGACGCTCGGTGACCTTGCCGCACATACCGGCATGTCGCTTTCCTTCCTGTCGCGCGTCGAGCGCGGCCAGGCACAGACATCGGTCGGCAATCTCATCCGCATCGCCGAGGCGCTGGGCGGCACCCTGCACGATCTGATCGGCCCGCCGCCCGCCGAGGATACCGGCTTCACGCTGTTCCGCGCCGGCGAAGCGTCGGCATCCGCGATTTCCGGCAGCGGCTATCGCTGGATTCCGGTGTCGGGCGGCGGCGACGGGCGGAACATCGAGGCGACGCTGCTGGACCTGCCCGCGACGCCCGCCGCCGAGACAAGGTTTTCGCATCCCGGCGAGGAGATCTGCTTCGTGCTGGACGGGCGCGTGCGGTTTGTCGTGGGCGAGTCCACCGCCATGCTCGCGACGGGCGACGCCATCCATCTGCGGTCCGACATTCCGCACACCGCTGCCGCCGAGGGCGGGCCGGCGCGGGTGCTGATGATTACCCACCATCCCGCCGGCCCCGGTGAACGGTCAGGCGACCGGTCGGACTGGTGGAATCCCAGCGGCATGGTGCCGCCAACGAACAACAGGGAGGAAAATCAATGA